A genomic stretch from Oreochromis aureus strain Israel breed Guangdong linkage group 17, ZZ_aureus, whole genome shotgun sequence includes:
- the LOC116336459 gene encoding acyl-coenzyme A thioesterase 1-like isoform X1 produces the protein MSVLRCFSFSRGALWCVTRPHLQECTPTSRRLLSAMTQVVPPILSVTPSRALVDEKFKVLVENLPPGCPVTVRSLHHSEDKDDWEAYGHYVSDHSGVVSVSEDLSYGGTYTGKEPMGLLWSMRPVPGSRPGLRLRKMNVCTPMLVTVSVHSGHEGFRDQAPLASVLTERWYMAPGIRRININEQGVQGTLFIPPGPGPFPGLLDMWGGGGGLLESRAALLASHGYVSLALDYLGFDQESENLEFKYFETAFNIIKDHPQVMPDRVGIFGLSLGSLVAVTLAAYSTIVKPCCIVCISCNHYYPARGSTVTSKFEGVTRQLSKARVNEDNQVIWKDVALEFITDPSNIAEVGRINCPTLLVNGCDDQNWPTVETAEDVARLMREAGKEHLLSRLAYPDTGHLIEPPFSPHFRATTFVMRSSKEKVILLWGGQTKPHSDAQEDSWRKILSFLQFHLYCSPNLKAKI, from the exons ATGAGCGTGCTGAGGTGTTTTAGCTTTAGCAGAGGGGCTCTGTGGTGTGTAACTAGGCCTCACCTTCAGGAGTGTACTCCTACCAGCCGCAG ACTGCTCTCAGCCATGACCCAGGTCGTTCCTCCGATCCTCTCCGTCACCCCGAGTCGGGCTCTGGTTGATGAGAAGTTTAAAGTGTTGGTGGAGAATCTTCCTCCGGGATGTCCGGTAACCGTCCGCTCCCTCCATCACTCCGAGGACAAGGACGACTGGGAGGCTTACGGGCACTACGTCAGCGACCACAGTGGCGTCGTGTCAG TATCAGAAGATTTAAGTTATGGAGGCACATACACAGGAAAAGAGCCCATGGGTTTGCTGTGGAGCATGCGGCCTGTCCCGGGCAGCCGTCCAGGCCTCAG GTTAAGGAAGATGAATGTGTGCACACCCATGCTGGTCACCGTCTCGGTCCACAGTGGACACGAGGGCTTCAGGGACCAGGCCCCTCtagcctcagtcctcacagagagATGGTACATGGCCCCTGGCATCCGGAGGATCAATATTAATGAGCAAGGAGTGCAAGGGACTCTGTTTATACCTCCAG GTCCTGGACCGTTTCCTGGGCTGCTGGATATGTGGGGAGGTGGTGGAGGGCTGCTGGAATCTCGTGCTGCCTTGCTCGCATCTCACGGTTATGTTTCTTTGGCGCTGGATTACCTCGGATTTGACCAGGAGTCTGAAAATTTGGAGTTCAAATACTTTGAG ACGGCGTTTAATATTATTAAGGACCATCCTCAAGTGATGCCAGACAGAGTTGGAATTTTTGGTCTTTCCCTCGGTTCACTTGTTGCTGTCACTTTGGCAGCCTACAGCACCATTGTCAAG CCTTGTTGTATTGTTTGTATCAGCTGCAACCACTATTATCCAGCACGGGGGAGCACAGTCACATCCAAGTTTGAAGGAGTAACCAG GCAGCTGTCCAAGGCACGCGTGAATGAGGACAACCAAGTGATCTGGAAAGATGTTGCTCTGGAATTCATCACTGACCCCTCAAACATTGCCGAA GTAGGCAGAATTAACTGCCCGACATTGCTGGTTAACGGCTGTGATGATCAGAACTGGCCCACAGTGGAGACGGCGGAGGAT GTGGCCAGGTTGATGCGTGAAGCTGGAAAGGAACACCTGTTGAGCAGATTAGCATATCCGGACACCGGACACCTGATTGAGCCACCGTTCTCACCTCATTTTAGAGCTACGACCTTTGTCATGCGcagcagtaaagaaaaag
- the LOC116336459 gene encoding acyl-coenzyme A thioesterase 1-like isoform X2, producing MTQVVPPILSVTPSRALVDEKFKVLVENLPPGCPVTVRSLHHSEDKDDWEAYGHYVSDHSGVVSVSEDLSYGGTYTGKEPMGLLWSMRPVPGSRPGLRLRKMNVCTPMLVTVSVHSGHEGFRDQAPLASVLTERWYMAPGIRRININEQGVQGTLFIPPGPGPFPGLLDMWGGGGGLLESRAALLASHGYVSLALDYLGFDQESENLEFKYFETAFNIIKDHPQVMPDRVGIFGLSLGSLVAVTLAAYSTIVKPCCIVCISCNHYYPARGSTVTSKFEGVTRQLSKARVNEDNQVIWKDVALEFITDPSNIAEVGRINCPTLLVNGCDDQNWPTVETAEDVARLMREAGKEHLLSRLAYPDTGHLIEPPFSPHFRATTFVMRSSKEKVILLWGGQTKPHSDAQEDSWRKILSFLQFHLYCSPNLKAKI from the exons ATGACCCAGGTCGTTCCTCCGATCCTCTCCGTCACCCCGAGTCGGGCTCTGGTTGATGAGAAGTTTAAAGTGTTGGTGGAGAATCTTCCTCCGGGATGTCCGGTAACCGTCCGCTCCCTCCATCACTCCGAGGACAAGGACGACTGGGAGGCTTACGGGCACTACGTCAGCGACCACAGTGGCGTCGTGTCAG TATCAGAAGATTTAAGTTATGGAGGCACATACACAGGAAAAGAGCCCATGGGTTTGCTGTGGAGCATGCGGCCTGTCCCGGGCAGCCGTCCAGGCCTCAG GTTAAGGAAGATGAATGTGTGCACACCCATGCTGGTCACCGTCTCGGTCCACAGTGGACACGAGGGCTTCAGGGACCAGGCCCCTCtagcctcagtcctcacagagagATGGTACATGGCCCCTGGCATCCGGAGGATCAATATTAATGAGCAAGGAGTGCAAGGGACTCTGTTTATACCTCCAG GTCCTGGACCGTTTCCTGGGCTGCTGGATATGTGGGGAGGTGGTGGAGGGCTGCTGGAATCTCGTGCTGCCTTGCTCGCATCTCACGGTTATGTTTCTTTGGCGCTGGATTACCTCGGATTTGACCAGGAGTCTGAAAATTTGGAGTTCAAATACTTTGAG ACGGCGTTTAATATTATTAAGGACCATCCTCAAGTGATGCCAGACAGAGTTGGAATTTTTGGTCTTTCCCTCGGTTCACTTGTTGCTGTCACTTTGGCAGCCTACAGCACCATTGTCAAG CCTTGTTGTATTGTTTGTATCAGCTGCAACCACTATTATCCAGCACGGGGGAGCACAGTCACATCCAAGTTTGAAGGAGTAACCAG GCAGCTGTCCAAGGCACGCGTGAATGAGGACAACCAAGTGATCTGGAAAGATGTTGCTCTGGAATTCATCACTGACCCCTCAAACATTGCCGAA GTAGGCAGAATTAACTGCCCGACATTGCTGGTTAACGGCTGTGATGATCAGAACTGGCCCACAGTGGAGACGGCGGAGGAT GTGGCCAGGTTGATGCGTGAAGCTGGAAAGGAACACCTGTTGAGCAGATTAGCATATCCGGACACCGGACACCTGATTGAGCCACCGTTCTCACCTCATTTTAGAGCTACGACCTTTGTCATGCGcagcagtaaagaaaaag